In Musa acuminata AAA Group cultivar baxijiao chromosome BXJ3-9, Cavendish_Baxijiao_AAA, whole genome shotgun sequence, a single genomic region encodes these proteins:
- the LOC135650178 gene encoding probable leucine-rich repeat receptor-like protein kinase At1g35710 has product MELISAQYPCLFLLFFLSCLAPLQAKAETEEAQALLRWKSSLVQPDSLSSWSLANSSSPCRWFGVRCDYSGRVLELSLPNSNLNGSLDDFNFSTMSNLVRLDLSSNLLYGSIPSAISALSNLSSLNLSGNSFDGSIPPQIGQLSELLDLRLYNNNLAGVIPYQLSHLHKARYVDLQLNYLETPDYSKFAVMPALTYLSLAVNSLTDEFPPFVLNCTKLVYLDLTYNNLTGPVPVSLVRLRRLRDLRLGINNLTGGIPPILGSMSELRTLELFNNSLGGPIPSSLGQLRYLERLDMKSAGLNSTIPTELGNCTHLNYIELSFNQLTGSLPQSFVRLTKMREFGISSNSLSGEIPPEYFGSWPQLISFQVQNNLITGRIPPEIGFATNLSYLYLFGSNLSGLIPPEIGNLVNLVELDLSVNSLTGPIPRTIGNLKQLTALSLFYNSLTGKIPPEIGNMTALQKLDINTNQLEGELPSAIGQLPNLQYISVFDNKLRGRVPNDLGRNGLLYYVSFANNTFSGELPPGLCDGFGLRVITVNYNNFSGALPACLRNCTELVRARFELNNFSGDISEAFGVHPELVFLDLSGNQLTGTLSPDWGECKNLTHFYVTGNDISGEIPAAIGNMTNLRELGLASNYLKGHIPPELGTSKFLYKLDLSNNLLSGSIPPQLGAVSLLENLDLSGNQLTGRIPGELGNLKKLLLLNLRKNDLSGDIPYQLGNLDSLQILLDLSSNSLTGMIPSNLGKLTKLLKLNVSHNNLSGPIPAALSSMFSLESVDFSYNNLTGPIPTGNAFEKASAEAYAGNPGICGNVTGLLSCSSNSSGNMSSHKNHRKLIIAIVVPIAGVLVLAIIVLIVMIACRRKEEDKYETESSSNWETSESLIWEKERKFTFLDIVNATDNFNEVFCIGKGGFGSVFKAKLSTGEVVAVKRMHVSGAGDVSEINRKSFENEIRALTEVRHRNIVKLHGFCMRSGYMYLVYEYLERGSLGKVLYGEEGGSKLDWAKRVKVVQGVAHALAYLHHDRSPPIVHRDISVNNILLESDFEPRVSDFGTAKLLNPGSSNWTSVAGSYGYMAPELAYTMRVTEKCDAYSFGVVALEAMMGKHPGDLLSSLQALSPPSEGEEEGSDPFLKDVLDQRLPPPTGQLAEEVVFVVKVALACARADPVSRPSMRFVAQEISARTQAYLSEPFRTITLSKLTSYQK; this is encoded by the exons ATGGAGCTTATCTCAGCCCAATATCCTtgccttttccttctcttcttcctctcctgcctTGCTCCTCTGCAAGCCAAAGCAGAGACAGAAGAAGCACAAGCTCTATTGAGATGGAAATCTAGCTTGGTTCAGCCCGACTCTCTTAGCTCATGGTCTCTCGCCAACTCCAGCAGCCCATGTAGATGGTTCGGCGTCCGCTGCGACTACAGCGGCCGAGTGCTGGAGCTAAGCTTGCCCAACTCCAATCTCAACGGCTCGCTCGACGACTTCAACTTCTCTACCATGTCCAACCTCGTCAGGCTCGATCTCAGCAGTAACCTCCTCTATGGATCCATCCCCTCGGCCATCTCTGCCCTTTCCAATCTCAGCTCATTAAATCTCAGCGGCAATAGCTTTGATGGATCCATCCCTCCCCAGATCGGGCAGTTGTCGGAGCTTCTCGACCTTCGTCTCTACAACAACAACCTCGCCGGTGTGATCCCGTACCAGCTTAGCCATCTGCACAAGGCACGGTATGTCGATCTCCAGCTAAATTACTTGGAAACACCAGACTACTCCAAGTTCGCTGTCATGCCTGCGCTGACGTACCTTTCGCTGGCCGTCAATAGCCTGACCGACGAATTCCCTCCCTTCGTCCTGAACTGTACCAAGTTGGTTTACCTCGATCTCACCTACAACAACCTCACAGGCCCCGTTCCTGTTTCCCTTGTAAGGCTTCGAAGGCTCCGAGACCTTCGCCTCGGAATTAACAACCTAACCGGAGGTATCCCGCCGATCCTTGGATCGATGTCTGAACTCCGAACTCTCGAACTGTTCAACAATTCTCTAGGCGGGCCAATTCCTTCTTCTCTGGGCCAGCTTCGGTACCTCGAACGCCTCGATATGAAGTCGGCAGGACTGAATTCCACCATTCCTACTGAACTTGGAAACTGTACTCATCTCAACTACATTGAGTTGTCCTTCAACCAACTCACTGGCAGCTTACCGCAATCCTTTGTGAGACTCACCAAGATGAGGGAGTTTGGGATCTCCAGCAATTCTCTCTCCGGCGAGATACCGCCTGAGTACTTCGGTAGTTGGCCTCAGCTTATATCCTTTCAGGTACAGAACAATCTAATAACTGGACGGATTCCACCAGAGATCGGATTCGCCACAAACTTGAGTTACCTGTATCTCTTCGGCAGCAACCTATCTGGTCTCATTCCACCTGAGATCGGGAATTTGGTCAACTTGGTGGAGTTGGATCTGTCGGTGAACTCACTGACAGGTCCGATTCCTCGGACGATCGGCAACCTCAAACAGCTGACTGCCTTGTCTCTCTTCTACAACAGCCTCACCGGCAAGATCCCACCGGAGATAGGGAACATGACGGCATTGCAGAAGCTAGACATTAACACGAACCAATTGGAGGGGGAGCTGCCGAGCGCCATCGGACAGCTTCCGAACCTCCAATACATATCGGTCTTCGACAACAAGCTCAGGGGTCGTGTACCGAACGACCTCGGCCGGAATGGGCTACTATACTATGTCAGCTTCGCGAACAATACCTTCTCAGGGGAGTTGCCACCAGGATTATGCGACGGCTTCGGCCTTCGGGTGATCACTGTCAACTACAACAACTTCTCTGGCGCACTGCCGGCCTGCTTGCGCAATTGCACTGAGCTAGTTCGAGCCCGGTTTGAGCTGAACAACTTCAGCGGAGACATCTCAGAAGCTTTCGGGGTGCATCCTGAGCTTGTTTTCTTGGATCTCAGTGGGAATCAGTTGACCGGGACCCTCTCGCCGGACTGGGGGGAGTGCAAGAATCTCACTCACTTTTACGTCACCGGAAACGACATCTCCGGTGAGATACCTGCAGCAATCGGCAACATGACCAACCTACGGGAGCTTGGCTTGGCCTCGAACTATCTGAAAGGACATATCCCACCTGAATTGGGGACCTCGAAGTTTCTATATAAGCTCGATCTGAGCAACAATCTGTTGTCGGGGTCAATTCCTCCACAGCTGGGTGCCGTATCTCTACTCGAAAATCTTGATCTGTCGGGGAATCAGCTCACTGGTCGGATCCCTGGTGAGCTGGGCAATCTGAAGAAACTACTGCTGTTGAATCTACGCAAGAATGATCTGTCTGGGGACATACCATATCAGCTTGGCAATTTGGACTCGCTTCAGATCCTACTAGATTTGAGCAGCAATTCTCTCACCGGAATGATCCCTTCCAATCTAGGGAAGCTGACAAAGCTGCTCAAGCTCAATGTCTCCCACAACAATCTCTCTGGGCCAATCCCAGCAGCTTTGTCCAGTATGTTCAGCCTAGAATCTGTGGACTTCTCCTACAACAATCTCACAGGGCCCATTCCAACGGGGAACGCTTTCGAGAAAGCCTCTGCCGAGGCCTACGCCGGTAACCCAGGGATCTGTGGTAATGTGACAGGTTTACTTTCTTGCAGCTCTAATTCTTCTGGCAACATGAGTTCTCACAAGAATCACAGGAAGCTCATCATTGCCATTGTTGTACCAATCGCCGGGGTTTTGGTGTTGGCAATCATTGTTCTTATAGTCATGATAGCTTGCAGAAGGAAAGAGGAAGATAAGTATGAGACGGAGAGTAGTAGTAATTGGGAGACCTCTGAGTCTTTGATTTGGGAAAAGGAACGCAAGTTCACCTTCCTTGACATAGTGAATGCCACAGACAACTTCAACGAGGTCTTCTGCATCGGGAAAGGTGGCTTCGGTAGCGTCTTCAAAGCCAAGCTGTCGACCGGCGAAGTAGTTGCCGTGAAGCGCATGCATGTCTCGGGTGCCGGCGACGTGTCAGAGATAAACCGGAAGAGCTTCGAGAACGAGATCAGAGCCCTGACGGAGGTGAGGCACCGGAACATAGTGAAGCTGCACGGCTTCTGCATGAGAAGCGGGTACATGTACTTGGTGTACGAGTATCTGGAGAGAGGCAGCCTTGGGAAAGTGCTGTATGGGGAGGAAGGAGGAAGCAAGCTGGACTGGGCCAAGAGGGTGAAGGTGGTGCAGGGGGTGGCTCACGCCTTGGCCTACTTGCACCACGACCGGTCGCCGCCCATCGTCCACCGAGACATCTCGGTGAACAACATCCTGCTTGAGTCCGATTTCGAGCCTCGTGTGTCGGATTTCGGCACTGCAAAGCTGCTGAATCCTGGTTCTTCTAATTGGACCTCCGTTGCCGGATCCTACGGCTACATGGCCCCAG AATTGGCTTACACAATGAGGGTCACAGAGAAGTGCGATGCGTATAGCTTTGGTGTAGTGGCACTAGAGGCCATGATGGGGAAGCATCCAGGGGACCTCCTATCCTCCCTGCAAGCCTTGTCGCCGCCGTcagagggggaggaggaaggaagtgATCCGTTCTTGAAAGATGTGTTGGACCAGAGGCTGCCTCCTCCGACAGGGCAATTGGCGGAGGAGGTGGTGTTCGTGGTGAAGGTGGCGCTCGCCTGCGCACGGGCCGATCCCGTCTCTCGACCTTCGATGCGCTTTGTGGCACAGGAGATATCTGCTCGAACACAAGCGTATCTCAGTGAGCCGTTCCGGACAATCACGCTCAGTAAGCTCACCAGCTATCAGAAATGA